Proteins encoded by one window of Halobacteriovoraceae bacterium:
- a CDS encoding TIGR04552 family protein, producing the protein MARRPEYLEHYFYDWEQFDVIIGGKSALDSKHFITTVDSKDKANNFLKGYGLDPNDPVSKAELFGYFQESLQFIKRYFLKEGNSDGLNLQIPNNLYLITEITDLFIMISGANKDVTKEERLWAEIVLKVMHTVIHIDKDLRSNYFNVVQTQIFDKFYKHLHRDGENKLYLGKPADKYSIEVIDFQTKSKKSRESTIIKLLHKAEHVAEELFDRVGVRIVVREKIDILNVVRFILENHICIPHNIKPSRSINTIFNLKSLKSGHYKLIKDAIRFQLSEQEFKEKLLDLIDTGRGDKNNKKNDFTSSKYQSVQFTCRQLIRFRNPFLSEFNKVRKVAKEQESELASKILNLDISLIARDIRFFYPYEVQIVDSKSHEVNTKGEASHEEYKKMQTRTAIDRLFKSLLEYHKRS; encoded by the coding sequence ATGGCCAGACGTCCAGAATATTTAGAGCATTACTTCTACGACTGGGAACAGTTTGATGTGATCATTGGTGGCAAATCAGCACTTGATTCAAAACATTTTATCACAACAGTTGACAGTAAAGATAAGGCAAATAATTTTCTAAAAGGTTATGGACTGGATCCCAATGATCCCGTAAGTAAGGCGGAGTTATTTGGATATTTTCAAGAATCGTTGCAATTTATTAAGCGTTATTTTTTAAAGGAAGGAAATTCAGACGGACTTAATTTACAAATTCCAAATAATCTTTATCTCATTACTGAAATTACTGATTTATTTATAATGATTTCAGGAGCGAATAAGGATGTCACGAAAGAGGAGCGTTTGTGGGCCGAAATCGTGCTAAAAGTTATGCACACGGTTATACATATTGATAAGGATTTGAGATCAAATTATTTCAACGTTGTTCAAACGCAAATTTTTGATAAATTTTATAAGCATTTACATAGAGATGGCGAGAACAAACTTTATTTAGGAAAACCTGCGGATAAGTACTCAATTGAGGTCATTGATTTTCAAACAAAATCTAAAAAATCAAGGGAGAGTACTATCATTAAATTGCTTCATAAAGCTGAACATGTTGCAGAAGAGTTGTTTGATAGAGTTGGTGTACGTATAGTGGTGAGAGAAAAAATTGATATTTTAAATGTAGTCCGTTTTATTTTAGAAAATCACATTTGTATTCCACATAATATAAAACCAAGTCGTTCGATAAATACGATTTTTAATCTTAAAAGTTTAAAAAGTGGACACTATAAATTGATCAAAGATGCCATTAGATTTCAGTTGAGTGAACAAGAATTCAAAGAAAAACTACTAGATCTCATAGATACGGGAAGAGGGGATAAAAATAATAAGAAGAACGACTTTACTTCTTCAAAGTATCAATCTGTTCAATTTACATGTAGACAACTTATAAGGTTTAGAAATCCTTTTTTATCGGAATTTAATAAGGTAAGGAAAGTTGCCAAAGAGCAGGAGTCTGAGCTAGCAAGTAAAATTTTAAATTTAGATATTTCTCTTATTGCGAGAGATATTCGTTTCTTTTACCCTTATGAGGTTCAAATTGTAGATAGTAAATCACATGAAGTGAACACTAAAGGGGAAGCTTCACATGAAGAGTATAAAAAAATGCAAACTCGAACTGCAATCGATAGACTTTTCAAATCGTTGCTAGAATATCACAAACGTAGTTAA
- a CDS encoding phosphatidylglycerophosphatase A, with product MAQIQSKILSFLEKSFLSFLGVGLAPFAPGTFGTLAICPFLYFFDKLHIPTFIFLPILILATFLSCILAERNRKKNNEHDPSWIVIDEVLGMSLSWIIVGSTNLVGLIILFILFRLFDIFKIGPAKYFDTKVTHGCGVILDDLVSGVYASLIFLILRFFLSDSLII from the coding sequence ATGGCGCAAATTCAGTCTAAAATCTTATCCTTCTTGGAAAAATCATTTCTCTCCTTTCTTGGTGTTGGGCTTGCCCCGTTCGCACCAGGAACCTTTGGAACTCTGGCCATCTGCCCCTTTCTTTACTTCTTTGACAAGCTTCATATCCCCACATTTATTTTTTTACCCATACTTATTTTAGCAACTTTTCTATCTTGTATTCTTGCCGAAAGAAATCGGAAAAAAAATAATGAGCACGATCCATCCTGGATAGTCATCGATGAAGTTCTTGGTATGTCTTTGAGCTGGATTATAGTTGGTTCCACTAACCTCGTAGGACTCATTATTTTATTTATTCTCTTTCGCCTTTTCGATATTTTTAAAATAGGCCCTGCAAAATATTTTGACACAAAAGTTACCCATGGTTGTGGTGTTATTCTGGATGACCTTGTTAGTGGAGTTTATGCAAGTCTAATTTTTCTTATATTAAGATTTTTCTTATCAGATTCTTTAATCATCTGA
- the recA gene encoding recombinase RecA: MAISTTGSTETNKAKALDLALANIEKQFGKGAIMKLGTEGVENKIPAISTGCLGLDICLGIGGIPKGRIVEIYGPESSGKTTLTLHIAAECQKAGGTVAFVDAEHALDTAYASKLGVDIPNTLISQPDSGEQALEITDMLVRSGAVDLLIVDSVAALTPRAELEGDMGDSHMGLQARLMSQALRKLTGSISRSNCTVIFINQLRMKIGVMFGNPETTTGGNALKFYSSVRIDIRRISGIKGSDGEIIGNRTKVKIVKNKVAPPFKQHEFDIMYGQGISQSGDLIDLAVERKIVDKAGAWFSYNNEKIGQGREKAKLFLEENPEIAEEVREKILVKAGLIEDQSVANMNLETGEILEEIDDKTVKKTKKKKTIQ, encoded by the coding sequence ATGGCCATATCGACTACAGGTAGCACTGAAACAAACAAAGCAAAAGCACTGGATCTGGCCCTGGCCAATATTGAAAAGCAATTTGGTAAAGGCGCCATTATGAAACTTGGAACCGAAGGAGTGGAAAATAAAATACCCGCAATTTCAACAGGATGCCTGGGCCTAGATATTTGCCTTGGTATAGGAGGAATTCCTAAAGGAAGAATCGTTGAAATCTATGGGCCAGAATCATCAGGGAAAACGACCCTTACTCTACATATTGCAGCTGAATGCCAAAAAGCAGGTGGAACAGTGGCCTTCGTTGACGCTGAGCATGCCCTCGACACGGCCTATGCAAGTAAGCTTGGAGTTGATATCCCTAATACACTTATTTCACAACCTGATAGCGGGGAGCAAGCACTAGAGATTACAGATATGCTCGTGCGCTCAGGGGCCGTTGACCTTCTCATCGTTGACTCCGTTGCCGCACTTACACCACGGGCCGAGCTAGAAGGAGACATGGGAGATTCACACATGGGACTACAGGCCAGACTTATGTCTCAGGCCCTACGTAAACTTACCGGGTCTATTTCACGCTCCAACTGTACAGTTATCTTTATCAATCAGTTAAGAATGAAAATTGGAGTCATGTTTGGCAACCCTGAAACAACTACTGGTGGTAATGCCCTTAAATTTTATTCATCAGTTCGTATCGATATCCGCCGTATAAGCGGCATAAAGGGAAGTGACGGTGAGATCATCGGAAACCGAACAAAAGTAAAAATTGTAAAAAATAAGGTTGCTCCTCCCTTTAAACAGCATGAATTTGACATCATGTATGGGCAAGGGATTTCACAATCTGGTGATCTCATTGACCTGGCCGTAGAGAGAAAAATCGTCGATAAGGCCGGCGCATGGTTCTCTTATAATAACGAAAAAATTGGACAAGGACGTGAGAAGGCCAAGCTATTTCTAGAAGAAAATCCTGAAATAGCAGAAGAAGTTAGAGAAAAAATTCTTGTCAAAGCAGGGCTGATAGAAGACCAAAGTGTCGCAAATATGAATCTTGAAACTGGAGAAATCTTAGAAGAGATTGACGATAAAACGGTTAAAAAGACCAAAAAGAAAAAAACAATCCAATAG
- a CDS encoding regulatory protein RecX, protein MNQEINAKIHKQAKIPTAYEYAITLLSKKNYSELKLKQKIATKKYSLEEIDQAIEKIKEKNFLREDYYIEGRAKGLLRKGYSPQYIALKIQNEGPNVSAEDIINIANENGIDLNLIKQELVNKKLKTLGPEMSEFEKKCKIRTFLSSKGHYC, encoded by the coding sequence ATGAACCAAGAAATAAACGCTAAAATTCATAAGCAAGCTAAAATTCCAACGGCATACGAATATGCCATTACTTTACTTTCTAAAAAAAACTATTCTGAATTAAAACTGAAACAAAAAATTGCGACAAAAAAATACTCTCTCGAAGAAATAGATCAGGCAATCGAAAAAATAAAAGAAAAAAACTTCTTACGCGAAGATTACTACATTGAAGGGAGGGCAAAAGGCCTATTGCGTAAAGGTTACTCCCCACAATATATAGCTTTAAAAATTCAAAATGAAGGACCTAACGTTTCCGCTGAAGATATTATCAACATCGCCAATGAAAACGGCATCGATCTCAATCTTATAAAACAAGAGTTAGTTAATAAAAAACTTAAAACTCTAGGGCCAGAAATGAGTGAGTTTGAAAAAAAATGCAAAATTAGAACATTTTTAAGCTCAAAAGGGCATTATTGCTAA